In Rhizobiales bacterium NRL2, a genomic segment contains:
- a CDS encoding choline dehydrogenase, producing the protein MTDDAAVLAEADYVIVGSGSAGSALAARLSESGKHSVIVLEHGGTDAGPFIQMPAALSYPMNMARYDWGYQTEPEPHLGGRRLACPRGKVIGGSSSINGMVYVRGHARDYEGWAQAGARGWAWRDVAPYFRRMESSHGGEAGWRGEDGPLHVSRGPMANPLYRAFIEAGAQAGYETTDDYNGRKQEGFGPMEMTVWRGRRWSAANAYLKPALKRPNLRLIRCLAERIAFEGRRAVGVRIREGGRPRTVRARREVILAASSINSPKLLMLSGIGPAAHLQEHGIEVLADRPGVGGNLQDHLEIYIQKICKEPVSLYSSLNLAAKAWIGARWLFTKTGLGATNHFEAAAFIRSRAGIEYPDIQYHFLPVAIRYDGKAPAKAHGFQVHVGPMRSLSRGRVRLAASDPAAAPSILFNYMSNEKDWADFRTCIRLSREIFAQPAFERFAGPEIAPGDEVTSDEALDDFIRDAVESAYHPCGTCRMGDPDDAEAVVDPEGRVIGADGLRVADSSVFPRITNGNLNGPSIMVGEKMADHILGRDLLSPDDREPWLHPDWETRQR; encoded by the coding sequence ATGACGGACGATGCGGCGGTCCTGGCGGAAGCGGATTATGTCATCGTCGGCTCCGGCAGCGCCGGGTCGGCGCTGGCCGCGCGCCTGAGCGAGTCGGGCAAGCATTCGGTCATCGTGCTGGAACACGGCGGCACGGACGCCGGTCCTTTCATCCAGATGCCGGCGGCCCTTTCCTACCCCATGAACATGGCCCGCTACGACTGGGGCTATCAGACCGAGCCGGAGCCCCATCTGGGCGGACGGCGGCTGGCCTGTCCACGCGGCAAGGTGATCGGCGGCTCGTCCTCGATCAACGGCATGGTCTATGTCCGCGGCCACGCCCGGGACTACGAAGGCTGGGCGCAGGCCGGCGCACGCGGCTGGGCCTGGCGCGACGTCGCCCCCTATTTCCGCCGCATGGAATCGAGCCATGGCGGCGAGGCAGGCTGGCGCGGCGAGGACGGGCCGCTGCATGTCAGCCGCGGGCCGATGGCCAACCCGCTCTACCGCGCCTTCATCGAGGCAGGCGCGCAAGCGGGCTACGAGACCACCGACGACTACAACGGCCGCAAGCAGGAAGGCTTCGGGCCGATGGAGATGACCGTCTGGCGCGGCCGGCGCTGGTCGGCGGCGAACGCCTATCTGAAGCCGGCGCTGAAACGGCCGAACCTGCGTCTGATCCGCTGCCTTGCCGAGCGCATTGCGTTCGAGGGACGCAGGGCGGTCGGCGTCCGGATCCGTGAGGGGGGACGGCCGCGGACCGTACGCGCGCGCCGCGAGGTGATCCTCGCCGCCTCCTCGATCAACTCGCCGAAGCTGCTGATGCTCTCCGGCATCGGCCCGGCGGCGCACCTGCAGGAGCATGGCATCGAAGTGCTGGCGGACCGGCCGGGCGTGGGCGGCAACCTGCAGGACCATCTGGAGATCTACATCCAGAAGATCTGCAAGGAACCGGTCTCCCTCTATTCCAGCCTGAACCTCGCCGCCAAGGCCTGGATCGGCGCACGCTGGCTGTTCACGAAGACCGGTCTCGGCGCCACCAACCATTTCGAGGCGGCGGCCTTCATCCGCTCCCGCGCCGGGATCGAGTACCCCGACATCCAGTATCATTTCCTTCCCGTGGCCATCCGCTATGACGGGAAGGCGCCGGCGAAGGCTCACGGTTTCCAGGTCCATGTCGGCCCCATGCGCTCGCTATCGCGTGGCCGCGTGCGGCTCGCTGCGTCCGACCCGGCGGCGGCGCCGTCGATCCTGTTCAACTACATGTCGAACGAGAAGGACTGGGCCGACTTCCGCACCTGTATCCGCCTCAGCCGCGAGATCTTCGCCCAGCCCGCCTTCGAACGCTTTGCCGGTCCGGAGATCGCGCCGGGCGACGAGGTCACCTCCGACGAAGCCCTCGACGACTTCATCCGGGACGCGGTGGAGAGCGCCTACCACCCCTGCGGCACCTGCCGCATGGGCGACCCCGACGACGCGGAAGCGGTGGTCGACCCGGAGGGCCGTGTCATCGGCGCGGACGGCCTGCGCGTCGCCGACAGCTCCGTCTTCCCGCGGATCACCAACGGCAATCTCAACGGGCCGTCGATCATGGTGGGGGAGAAGATGGCCGATCACATCCTGGGCCGCGATCTCCTGTCGCCCGACGACCGGGAGCCGTGGCTGCACCCGGACTGGGAAACGCGCCAGCGCTGA
- a CDS encoding aminobenzoate oxygenase, translating to MATQHLYAMPVEQTGWEFDGATEISFTWEYDDERAALLALYDKGKKQQWDAAERIDWTQEVDWANPMALPDEQIPIYGTDAWNKMNENERAELRRHLQGATLSQFLHGEQGALIATSKIVATVPDADSKFYAATQVMDEARHVEAFSRLLHEKVQLAYPITPGLKSLLEQGLSDRRWDMTYLTMQILIEGLALAAFQRQRDHSGNDLVQAVNAYVMQDEARHVAFGRLALRDFYPELTEAERDEREEFVVEACYHMRDRFNQIEVWENLGFSREQIADAVGTSEVMAQFRQRLFTRIVPTVKDIGLWGERVRKAYQDMGVIQFSEIDAEALLDADNKVAEDFDAKQFVRDGVSGQVAAAE from the coding sequence ATGGCGACCCAACACCTATACGCGATGCCGGTCGAGCAGACGGGCTGGGAGTTCGACGGCGCGACCGAGATCAGTTTCACTTGGGAGTACGACGACGAACGCGCCGCCCTGCTGGCGCTCTACGACAAGGGCAAGAAGCAGCAATGGGACGCCGCGGAGCGCATCGACTGGACCCAGGAGGTCGACTGGGCCAATCCGATGGCGCTGCCCGACGAGCAGATCCCGATCTACGGCACCGACGCCTGGAACAAGATGAACGAGAACGAGCGCGCCGAGCTGCGCCGCCATCTCCAGGGCGCGACCCTCAGCCAGTTCCTGCACGGCGAGCAGGGCGCGCTGATCGCCACGTCCAAGATCGTCGCTACGGTGCCGGACGCCGATTCCAAGTTCTACGCCGCCACCCAGGTGATGGACGAGGCCCGCCACGTGGAGGCGTTCTCGCGCCTGCTGCACGAAAAGGTGCAACTCGCCTATCCCATCACGCCCGGCCTGAAATCCCTGCTGGAGCAGGGCCTGAGCGACCGCCGCTGGGACATGACCTATCTGACCATGCAGATCCTGATCGAGGGTCTGGCGCTCGCCGCCTTCCAGCGCCAGCGCGACCATTCCGGCAACGATCTCGTCCAGGCCGTCAACGCCTATGTCATGCAGGACGAGGCGCGTCATGTCGCCTTCGGCCGGCTGGCGCTGCGCGATTTCTATCCGGAACTGACCGAAGCCGAGCGCGACGAGCGCGAGGAGTTCGTGGTCGAGGCCTGCTACCACATGCGCGACCGTTTCAATCAGATCGAGGTCTGGGAGAACCTGGGCTTCTCCCGGGAACAGATCGCCGACGCCGTCGGCACCAGCGAGGTGATGGCGCAGTTTCGCCAGCGGCTGTTTACCCGCATCGTGCCGACGGTGAAGGATATCGGCCTCTGGGGCGAGCGCGTGCGCAAGGCCTATCAGGACATGGGCGTGATCCAGTTCTCCGAGATCGACGCCGAGGCGCTGCTCGACGCCGACAACAAGGTGGCCGAGGACTTCGACGCGAAGCAGTTCGTCAGGGACGGCGTCAGCGGCCAGGTCGCGGCGGCGGAGTAG
- a CDS encoding glutathione S-transferase yields the protein MKLLSATPSPYARKVRIALAEKGLAFELVTEVPWNEGTSTPAYNPLEKLPVLILDDGETVYESDYILEWLEVRHPEPPMFPRDAEERLAARRYEVLADGVCDAFVLWFFETFRAEDNRSAPWMDRQMRKIMGGLTEIDRRANPADEFLVGGRFGLADLAVGTVLDYLRVRCPDIDWQSRHPELVRRLERLSERPSFRETVPVPQQISAAVV from the coding sequence ATGAAGTTGCTCAGCGCGACGCCCAGCCCCTATGCCCGCAAGGTACGCATCGCCCTGGCGGAAAAGGGGCTGGCGTTCGAGCTGGTGACCGAGGTGCCCTGGAACGAGGGCACCTCGACACCCGCCTACAATCCACTGGAGAAGCTGCCGGTCCTGATCCTGGACGATGGCGAGACGGTCTACGAATCCGACTACATCCTGGAATGGCTGGAGGTGCGCCATCCCGAGCCGCCCATGTTCCCCCGCGATGCCGAGGAACGGCTGGCGGCGCGCCGCTACGAGGTGCTGGCGGACGGCGTCTGCGACGCCTTCGTGCTCTGGTTCTTCGAGACCTTCCGCGCCGAGGACAATCGGAGCGCGCCATGGATGGACCGCCAGATGCGCAAGATCATGGGCGGCCTGACCGAGATCGACCGCCGCGCCAACCCGGCGGACGAATTCCTGGTCGGCGGCCGCTTCGGCCTCGCCGACCTCGCGGTCGGTACCGTGCTGGACTATCTGAGAGTCCGCTGCCCCGACATCGACTGGCAGAGCCGCCATCCCGAACTGGTCCGCCGCCTGGAGCGGCTGTCGGAACGCCCCTCCTTCCGGGAGACCGTCCCCGTGCCGCAGCAGATCTCGGCCGCGGTGGTGTGA
- a CDS encoding pyruvate carboxylase, whose protein sequence is MTEFRKINKILVANRSEIAIRVMRAANELGIATVAVFADEDKLALHRFKADESYLIGQGLGPVKAYLSIEEMIRVAKLSGADAVHPGYGLLSENPDFAQACADAGVTFIGPPPAIMRALGNKVAAREAAIAAGTPVVPATGPLPEDLDEVARMAGEVGYPLMLKASWGGGGRGMRVIESAAELKDEVAAGRREAGNAFGNDEVYLEKLVRRARHVEVQLLGDHHGNVVHLWERDCSVQRRNQKVVERAPAPYLSDAQRTELCESALRLARSAAYVNAGTAEFLMDYDTGEFFFIEVNPRIQVEHTVTEEVTGIDIVKAQIRIAEGGRVGKVEETGVPPQEKIFLNGHALQCRITTEDPEANFIPDYGRILAYRGATGFGIRLDGGTAYSGAVITRYYDSLLEKVTAWAPTPQEAIRRMDRALREFRIRGVATNLIFVENLINHPKFVANEYTTKFIDETPELFDFPVRQDRATKLLNFIGDVMVNGNPEVQGRVKPSMGHGPVVPAPRNDAPPKGTRDLLDELGAEKFADWMLDQKRLLMTDTTMRDAHQSLLATRMRSFDMVQVAEAYSRNLAGLFSIECWGGATFDVSMRFLKECPWERLSDLRERIPNILFQMLLRGANGVGYTVYPDNVVKGFVHQAAESGVDVFRVFDSLNWVENMRVAIDAVRESGKLCEAVVCYTGDIFDPERPRYDLKYYVDMARELKAAGTNILGIKDMAGLLKPAQARVLVKALKEETGLPVHFHTHDTSGISASSVIAAAEAGVDAADAAMDSFSGLTSQPNLGSIVEAMRFGERETGLEPAVIRQFSDYWEAVRRRYGAFESDLRFGASEVYLHEMPGGQFTNLREQARSLGLAERWHDVARTYADVNQMFGDIVKVTPSSKVVGDMALAMVSAGLTRADIEDPDKPFSFPDSVVSFFHGDLGQPPNGFPSALQKKVLGETKPLTERPGASVPPADFGALRKEAEAAAEREITDEEFQSYLMYPKVFTDFAKFQADFGPVDRLPTPVFFYGLEPGDEVLVEIEKGKALVIRCQAVGEPDEEGVVRVFFELNGQPRRVKVRDRSAAASVEQRPKAEPGNAKHVAAPMPGMVATVAVEKGQKVQTGDLLLTIEAMKMETAIRAERDGEVASIHAGAGTQVDAKDLLVEFA, encoded by the coding sequence ATGACCGAGTTCCGCAAGATCAACAAGATCCTGGTCGCCAACCGATCCGAGATCGCCATCCGCGTGATGCGCGCGGCCAATGAACTGGGCATCGCCACCGTCGCGGTGTTCGCCGACGAGGACAAGCTGGCGCTGCACCGCTTCAAGGCCGACGAGAGCTACCTGATCGGCCAGGGGCTGGGACCGGTCAAGGCCTATCTCTCGATCGAGGAGATGATCCGCGTGGCGAAGCTTTCGGGCGCTGACGCGGTGCATCCGGGCTATGGCCTGCTCTCGGAGAACCCGGACTTCGCTCAGGCCTGCGCGGACGCCGGCGTGACCTTCATCGGCCCGCCCCCGGCCATCATGCGCGCGCTCGGCAACAAGGTCGCCGCCCGCGAGGCCGCGATCGCGGCCGGCACGCCCGTGGTGCCGGCGACCGGCCCGCTGCCCGAGGATCTGGACGAGGTGGCCCGGATGGCCGGCGAGGTGGGCTATCCGCTGATGCTGAAGGCGTCATGGGGCGGCGGCGGCCGCGGCATGCGCGTCATTGAGAGCGCCGCCGAACTCAAGGACGAGGTCGCCGCGGGCCGGCGCGAGGCGGGCAACGCCTTCGGCAATGACGAGGTCTATCTGGAGAAGCTGGTCCGCCGCGCCCGTCATGTCGAGGTGCAGTTGCTGGGCGACCATCACGGCAACGTCGTGCACCTGTGGGAGCGCGATTGCTCCGTCCAGCGCCGCAACCAGAAGGTCGTGGAACGCGCGCCGGCGCCCTATCTCAGCGACGCCCAGCGCACGGAGCTGTGCGAGAGCGCGCTGCGGCTGGCCCGCTCGGCCGCCTATGTCAATGCTGGCACGGCCGAGTTCCTGATGGACTACGACACCGGCGAGTTCTTCTTCATCGAGGTCAATCCCCGCATTCAGGTCGAGCACACGGTGACCGAGGAAGTCACCGGCATCGACATCGTCAAGGCGCAGATCCGCATCGCCGAGGGTGGCCGTGTCGGCAAGGTCGAGGAGACCGGCGTGCCCCCGCAGGAAAAGATATTCCTCAACGGCCACGCCCTGCAGTGCCGCATCACCACCGAGGATCCGGAAGCCAACTTCATCCCCGATTATGGCCGGATCCTGGCCTATCGCGGGGCGACCGGTTTCGGCATCCGCCTGGACGGCGGCACCGCCTATTCCGGCGCGGTGATCACCCGCTACTACGATTCCCTGCTGGAGAAGGTCACCGCCTGGGCGCCGACGCCGCAGGAAGCGATCCGCCGGATGGACCGGGCTCTGCGCGAGTTCCGCATCCGCGGCGTGGCCACCAACCTGATCTTCGTCGAGAACCTGATCAACCACCCGAAGTTCGTCGCCAACGAGTACACGACGAAGTTCATCGACGAGACGCCGGAGCTGTTCGATTTCCCCGTGCGCCAGGACCGGGCGACGAAACTGCTGAACTTCATCGGCGACGTCATGGTCAACGGCAATCCGGAGGTCCAGGGCCGCGTGAAGCCCAGCATGGGCCACGGGCCCGTGGTGCCGGCGCCGCGCAATGACGCGCCGCCGAAGGGCACCCGCGACCTGCTGGATGAACTGGGGGCGGAGAAGTTCGCCGACTGGATGCTGGATCAGAAGCGGCTGCTGATGACCGACACCACCATGCGCGACGCCCACCAGTCCCTGCTGGCGACGCGCATGCGCAGCTTCGACATGGTGCAGGTGGCCGAGGCCTATTCGCGCAATCTCGCCGGCCTGTTCTCCATCGAGTGCTGGGGCGGAGCGACCTTCGACGTTTCCATGCGCTTCCTCAAGGAATGCCCCTGGGAACGGCTGTCGGACCTGCGCGAGCGGATCCCGAACATCCTGTTCCAGATGCTGCTGCGCGGCGCCAATGGTGTCGGCTACACGGTCTACCCGGACAATGTCGTGAAGGGCTTCGTGCATCAGGCCGCCGAAAGCGGGGTCGACGTCTTCCGCGTCTTCGACAGCCTGAACTGGGTGGAGAACATGCGCGTGGCCATCGACGCGGTGCGCGAGTCGGGCAAGCTGTGCGAGGCGGTGGTCTGCTACACGGGCGATATCTTCGATCCCGAACGGCCGCGCTACGACCTGAAATACTATGTCGACATGGCGCGCGAACTGAAGGCCGCGGGCACCAACATCCTCGGCATCAAGGACATGGCGGGACTGCTGAAACCGGCCCAGGCGCGGGTGCTGGTCAAGGCGCTGAAGGAGGAGACGGGCCTGCCCGTCCATTTCCACACCCACGACACCTCCGGCATTTCCGCCTCCAGCGTGATCGCGGCGGCCGAGGCCGGCGTCGACGCGGCGGACGCGGCGATGGACAGCTTTTCCGGCCTGACCAGCCAGCCCAATCTCGGCTCCATCGTCGAGGCGATGCGCTTCGGCGAGCGGGAGACCGGGCTGGAGCCGGCGGTCATCCGGCAGTTCTCCGACTACTGGGAGGCCGTGCGCCGCCGCTACGGCGCCTTCGAGAGCGACCTGCGCTTCGGCGCGTCCGAGGTCTATCTCCACGAGATGCCCGGCGGGCAGTTCACCAATCTGCGCGAACAGGCGCGCAGCCTGGGCCTGGCCGAGCGCTGGCACGACGTGGCCCGGACCTATGCCGACGTGAACCAGATGTTCGGCGATATCGTGAAGGTGACGCCGTCCTCCAAGGTCGTCGGCGACATGGCGCTGGCCATGGTCTCGGCCGGCCTGACCCGCGCCGACATCGAGGACCCGGACAAGCCCTTCAGCTTCCCCGATTCGGTGGTGTCCTTCTTCCACGGCGATCTGGGCCAGCCGCCGAACGGCTTCCCCTCGGCGTTGCAGAAGAAGGTGCTGGGCGAGACGAAACCGCTGACCGAGCGGCCGGGCGCCAGCGTGCCGCCCGCCGATTTCGGCGCGCTGCGCAAGGAGGCCGAGGCGGCCGCGGAGCGGGAGATCACCGACGAGGAGTTCCAGTCCTATCTGATGTATCCGAAGGTCTTCACGGACTTCGCGAAGTTCCAGGCCGATTTCGGGCCCGTCGACCGCCTGCCGACGCCGGTCTTCTTCTACGGGCTGGAGCCGGGCGACGAGGTCCTGGTGGAGATCGAGAAGGGCAAGGCGCTGGTGATCCGCTGTCAGGCCGTGGGCGAGCCGGACGAGGAGGGCGTGGTGCGCGTCTTCTTCGAGCTGAACGGCCAGCCGCGCCGGGTCAAGGTGCGCGACCGCAGCGCCGCCGCCTCGGTGGAGCAGCGGCCGAAGGCCGAGCCGGGCAACGCGAAGCACGTCGCCGCGCCCATGCCTGGCATGGTGGCGACGGTGGCGGTGGAGAAGGGCCAGAAAGTGCAGACGGGCGACCTGCTGCTGACCATCGAGGCGATGAAGATGGAGACCGCGATCCGCGCCGAACGCGACGGCGAGGTGGCCAGCATCCACGCCGGCGCCGGTACCCAGGTCGATGCCAAGGACCTGCTGGTGGAGTTCGCCTGA
- a CDS encoding leucyl aminopeptidase: MSDFGFVEQAAEARPLHLVPASAVRDWMARQPNPVRNWLSGREDRLKAGVLERLPGPDGAQAGALAVTADEPGMWAIGDLGKRLGGGDWTLDLSTLPNAEPDGLCLGWALGTYEFDRYRKPKDEGRARLIWPEGANREAVLAMAEGVCLARDLINTPAEHMGPSELESAARNLTDRFGGATAVVAGDDLLAQNFPMIHAVGRAADDAPRLIDLTFGDESHPRLTLVGKGVCFDTGGLDLKPASGMELMRKDMGGAATVLGLSHVILSAKLPVRLRVLISAVENAVAGNAYRPGDILQSRKGLTVEIGNTDAEGRLVMADALALACEESPDLLIDMATLTGAARVAVGTEIAAFFARDDALADAVTAASRAVAEPVWRLPLHDDYRHMLDTPFADINNAGSGRFAGATTAALFLKEFVADPDRWLHFDIMAWNSRNRPGRPRGGEAMGLRALFHLIRNRYA, encoded by the coding sequence GTGAGTGATTTCGGTTTCGTCGAGCAGGCCGCGGAAGCGCGGCCATTGCACCTGGTCCCGGCCTCGGCGGTCAGGGACTGGATGGCACGCCAACCCAATCCGGTGCGGAACTGGCTGTCGGGCCGGGAAGACCGGCTGAAGGCGGGCGTGCTGGAGCGCCTGCCGGGCCCGGACGGCGCTCAGGCCGGGGCGCTGGCGGTCACCGCCGACGAACCCGGCATGTGGGCGATCGGCGATCTGGGCAAGCGGCTCGGCGGCGGCGACTGGACGCTGGACCTCTCCACGCTTCCGAACGCCGAACCCGACGGTCTCTGTCTCGGTTGGGCGTTGGGCACTTACGAGTTCGACCGCTACAGGAAGCCGAAGGACGAGGGCCGCGCCCGGCTGATCTGGCCGGAGGGCGCCAACCGCGAGGCGGTGCTCGCCATGGCGGAGGGCGTCTGCCTGGCGCGCGATCTGATCAACACGCCGGCCGAGCACATGGGACCGAGCGAACTGGAATCGGCGGCGCGGAACCTGACCGACCGCTTCGGCGGGGCCACGGCGGTCGTCGCCGGCGACGATCTGCTGGCGCAGAACTTCCCCATGATCCACGCAGTGGGACGCGCGGCCGATGACGCCCCCCGGCTGATCGATCTGACCTTCGGCGACGAGAGCCATCCAAGGCTCACGCTGGTCGGCAAGGGCGTCTGTTTCGACACCGGCGGGCTGGACCTGAAACCGGCCAGCGGCATGGAACTGATGCGCAAGGACATGGGCGGCGCGGCCACCGTTCTGGGCCTGTCGCACGTCATCCTGTCGGCCAAGCTGCCCGTGCGCCTGCGGGTGCTGATCTCGGCGGTCGAGAATGCGGTCGCCGGCAACGCCTACCGTCCCGGCGATATCCTGCAGAGCCGGAAGGGCCTGACGGTGGAGATCGGCAACACCGACGCCGAGGGCCGCCTGGTGATGGCCGACGCCCTGGCGCTGGCCTGCGAGGAAAGCCCCGACCTGCTGATCGACATGGCGACGCTGACCGGCGCGGCCCGGGTTGCCGTGGGCACGGAGATCGCCGCCTTCTTCGCCCGTGACGACGCCCTCGCCGATGCGGTCACGGCCGCCAGCCGCGCCGTGGCCGAACCGGTCTGGCGGCTGCCGCTGCACGATGACTACCGCCACATGCTGGACACCCCCTTCGCCGACATCAACAACGCCGGCTCGGGCCGTTTCGCCGGCGCGACCACGGCGGCGCTGTTCCTGAAGGAGTTCGTGGCCGATCCGGACCGCTGGCTGCATTTCGACATCATGGCCTGGAACAGCCGCAACCGCCCCGGCCGCCCGCGCGGCGGCGAGGCCATGGGGCTGAGGGCGCTTTTCCACCTGATCCGGAACCGCTACGCATGA
- a CDS encoding enoyl-CoA hydratase, with the protein MMTQDMLYEVRNGAAWVTLNRPDALNAMNQNILDGYSEVIEKAEKDPEVKAVVFTGSGRAFSAGADLKYVLQFMGSGDPVKVRTFMKQAYEAFARVGECEKPTIAAVNGITAAGGLELTLACDLVIAAESVKIGDGHINFGMLPGGGSAIRLPRKISETRAKYLLFTGELLPVQKVADWGLINEIVPDDQLIPRVEELVAKLTSKSPLAMRLMKHLVDQALDMPLDRALQTEMQVWEAYGQSEDVIEGLTAFTEKRKPAYKGR; encoded by the coding sequence ATGATGACGCAAGACATGCTCTACGAAGTCCGCAATGGCGCAGCCTGGGTGACGCTCAACCGTCCGGACGCGCTCAACGCGATGAACCAGAACATCCTCGACGGCTATTCGGAAGTCATCGAGAAGGCCGAGAAGGACCCGGAGGTGAAAGCCGTAGTCTTTACCGGCTCGGGCCGCGCCTTCTCCGCCGGCGCCGACCTGAAATACGTCCTGCAGTTCATGGGCTCGGGCGACCCGGTGAAGGTGCGCACCTTCATGAAGCAGGCCTACGAGGCCTTCGCCCGCGTCGGCGAGTGCGAGAAGCCGACCATCGCCGCGGTCAACGGCATCACGGCGGCGGGCGGCCTCGAACTCACCCTGGCCTGCGACCTGGTGATCGCCGCGGAGTCGGTGAAGATCGGCGACGGCCACATCAATTTCGGCATGTTGCCGGGCGGCGGCAGCGCCATCCGCCTGCCGCGCAAGATCAGCGAGACCCGGGCGAAGTATCTGCTCTTCACCGGCGAACTGCTGCCGGTGCAGAAGGTGGCCGACTGGGGCCTGATCAACGAGATCGTGCCCGACGACCAGCTCATCCCGCGCGTCGAGGAACTGGTGGCCAAGCTGACCTCAAAGAGTCCGCTGGCCATGCGGCTGATGAAGCACCTGGTCGACCAGGCGCTCGACATGCCGCTGGACCGCGCGCTGCAGACCGAGATGCAGGTCTGGGAAGCCTATGGCCAGTCGGAGGACGTGATCGAAGGGCTGACGGCCTTCACCGAGAAGCGCAAGCCCGCCTACAAGGGCCGCTGA
- a CDS encoding acyl-CoA dehydrogenase, whose amino-acid sequence MNADTTPTRKPDASFNWEDPFDLDGQLTEDEVMVRDMARKYAREKLLPRVIEAFREEKTDRAIFNEMGELGLLGSTIDGYGCAGTNYTTYGLIAREIEAVDSGYRSMMSVQSSLVMHPIHAFGTEAQREKYLPKLATGEWVGCFGLTEPDHGSDPGGMKTRAKSVDGGYRVSGSKMWISNAPIADVFVVWAKTDDDKIRGFVLEKGMEGLTAPKIQGKLSLRASITGEIAMDNVFVPEENLLPHVQGLRGPFSCLNNARYGIAWGALGAAEFCWHQAREYVLDRKQFDRPLAANQLVQKKLADMQTEISIGLQACLAAGRMKDEGRCPPETISIIKRNSCGKALDIARMARDMHGGNGIHEEYHVLRHAINLETVNTYEGTHDVHALILGRAQTGIQAFF is encoded by the coding sequence ATGAACGCGGACACCACGCCGACCCGGAAGCCCGATGCGAGCTTCAACTGGGAGGATCCCTTCGACCTGGACGGCCAGCTCACCGAAGACGAGGTGATGGTCCGCGACATGGCGCGGAAATACGCCCGCGAAAAGCTGCTGCCCCGGGTCATAGAGGCCTTCCGCGAGGAGAAGACCGACCGCGCCATCTTCAACGAGATGGGCGAACTGGGCCTGCTCGGCTCCACCATCGACGGCTATGGCTGCGCCGGCACCAACTACACCACCTACGGCCTGATCGCGCGTGAGATTGAGGCGGTCGATTCCGGCTACCGCTCCATGATGAGCGTGCAGTCCTCGCTGGTGATGCATCCGATCCACGCCTTCGGCACGGAGGCCCAGCGCGAGAAGTACCTGCCGAAGCTGGCCACCGGCGAGTGGGTCGGCTGTTTCGGCCTGACCGAGCCCGATCACGGCTCCGATCCCGGCGGCATGAAGACCCGGGCGAAGTCCGTGGACGGTGGTTACCGCGTCAGCGGCTCGAAGATGTGGATCTCCAACGCGCCGATCGCCGACGTCTTCGTGGTCTGGGCCAAGACCGACGACGACAAGATCCGCGGCTTCGTGCTCGAAAAGGGCATGGAGGGCCTCACGGCGCCGAAGATCCAGGGCAAGCTGTCGCTGCGCGCCTCGATTACCGGCGAGATCGCCATGGACAACGTCTTCGTGCCCGAGGAGAACCTGCTGCCCCATGTGCAGGGCCTGCGCGGGCCGTTCAGCTGCCTCAACAACGCCCGCTACGGCATCGCCTGGGGCGCGCTCGGCGCCGCCGAGTTCTGCTGGCACCAGGCGCGTGAATACGTGCTCGACCGCAAGCAGTTCGACCGCCCGCTGGCGGCCAACCAGCTGGTCCAGAAGAAGCTGGCGGACATGCAGACGGAGATTTCCATCGGCCTGCAGGCTTGTCTCGCCGCCGGCCGGATGAAGGACGAAGGCCGCTGCCCGCCGGAGACGATCTCCATCATCAAGCGCAATTCCTGCGGCAAGGCGCTCGATATCGCGCGCATGGCGCGCGACATGCACGGCGGCAACGGCATCCACGAGGAGTATCACGTGCTGCGCCACGCCATCAATCTGGAGACCGTGAACACCTATGAGGGCACGCACGACGTGCACGCGCTGATCCTGGGCCGCGCCCAGACCGGCATCCAGGCGTTCTTCTAG
- a CDS encoding enamine deaminase RidA, whose protein sequence is MNRLLQPPGWPRPKGYANGVAARGTMVFVAGQIGWTPDGVFETDDFAGQARQAFENTLAVLSEGGASPEHMARQTWYVTDKREYLDNAREVGRAFRDVFGRNFPAMAVVEVTALVEDRAKIEIETTAVVPD, encoded by the coding sequence ATGAACAGGTTGCTGCAGCCGCCGGGATGGCCCCGGCCGAAGGGTTACGCCAATGGCGTGGCCGCGCGCGGGACGATGGTCTTCGTCGCCGGCCAGATCGGCTGGACGCCCGACGGCGTCTTCGAGACCGACGACTTCGCCGGCCAGGCCCGTCAGGCCTTCGAGAACACTCTGGCCGTGCTCAGCGAAGGCGGCGCGTCGCCCGAGCACATGGCGCGGCAGACCTGGTACGTCACCGACAAGCGCGAGTATCTCGACAATGCCCGGGAGGTCGGCCGGGCTTTCCGTGACGTCTTCGGCCGCAATTTCCCCGCCATGGCGGTGGTGGAAGTCACGGCGCTGGTCGAGGACCGCGCGAAGATCGAGATCGAGACAACGGCGGTCGTCCCCGACTGA